From a single Serratia surfactantfaciens genomic region:
- the phnH gene encoding phosphonate C-P lyase system protein PhnH codes for MSLLTGFEQPIDQSQHAFRLILKALSEPGYRVTLPNGPAWAPLNAASTAALLTLADQETPLQLCAALNSEQVLTNIRFHSGAPLATAAQEVCFALFDEHVQAADLQALPHGTEISPECGATVIVQLAELENGAALRLTGPGIESQRLIAPRLPPALLDFLVNRPQRFPLGLDILLTCGDRLLAIPRTTRVEVC; via the coding sequence ATGAGTTTATTGACCGGTTTTGAACAACCGATAGACCAATCGCAGCACGCTTTCCGTTTGATTCTTAAAGCCTTGAGCGAACCGGGCTACCGGGTGACGCTGCCGAACGGCCCGGCCTGGGCGCCGCTGAACGCCGCCAGCACCGCCGCGCTGCTGACGCTGGCCGATCAGGAAACGCCGCTGCAGCTGTGCGCTGCGCTCAATAGTGAGCAAGTGCTAACAAACATTCGTTTTCACAGCGGCGCGCCGCTGGCCACCGCGGCGCAGGAGGTCTGTTTTGCCCTGTTCGATGAGCACGTTCAGGCCGCCGATCTGCAGGCGTTGCCGCATGGCACTGAAATCTCGCCGGAATGCGGCGCCACGGTCATCGTGCAGCTCGCCGAGCTGGAGAACGGCGCCGCGCTGCGCCTGACCGGCCCCGGCATCGAGAGCCAACGCCTGATCGCGCCACGCCTGCCGCCGGCGCTGCTGGATTTCCTGGTCAACCGCCCGCAGCGCTTCCCGCTGGGGCTGGATATTTTGCTGACCTGCGGCGATCGCCTGCTGGCGATCCCGCGGACCACCCGCGTGGAGGTGTGCTGA
- the nrdG gene encoding anaerobic ribonucleoside-triphosphate reductase-activating protein — translation MNYHQYYPIDVVNGPGTRCTLFVAGCVHQCPGCYNKSTWRLNSGQPFTPALEERIIADLNDTRVPRQGLSLSGGDPLHPANVPSILTLLKRVRAECPGKDIWLWTGYRLAELDAQQMQVVDRINVLIDGKFVQDLKDPALIWRGSSNQVVHRLR, via the coding sequence ATGAATTATCACCAGTATTACCCGATCGACGTAGTCAACGGCCCCGGCACCCGCTGCACGCTATTTGTCGCCGGCTGCGTGCACCAGTGCCCCGGCTGCTACAACAAAAGCACCTGGCGGCTCAACTCCGGCCAGCCGTTTACCCCGGCGCTGGAAGAGCGCATCATCGCCGACCTGAACGATACACGCGTGCCGCGCCAGGGGCTGTCGCTCTCCGGCGGCGATCCGCTGCACCCGGCCAACGTGCCGAGCATCTTAACGCTGCTGAAACGGGTGCGCGCCGAGTGCCCCGGCAAGGATATCTGGCTGTGGACCGGCTACCGGCTGGCGGAGCTGGACGCGCAGCAAATGCAGGTAGTGGACAGGATCAACGTACTGATCGACGGCAAGTTCGTGCAGGATTTGAAAGACCCGGCGCTGATCTGGCGCGGCAGCAGCAACCAGGTGGTGCATAGGTTGCGTTGA
- a CDS encoding carbon-phosphorus lyase complex subunit PhnI, with protein MYVAVKGGEKAIEAAHQLQEQLRRGYKALPAIGAEQIEQQLGLAVDRVMTEGGIYDRELAALAIKQASGDLVEAIFLLRAYRTTLPRLAVSEPLASENMRLERRISAVYKDLPGGQVLGPTYDYTHRLLDFALLAEGEAPRAPQADEPLPDNCSHVFDLLCRQQLAREEQDDGSAPDDITRNPPVYPCSRSARLQQLVRGDEGFLLALSYATQRGYGRNHPFAGEIRTGHVSVEIVPEELGFAIDIGEILLTECEMVNGFVDPKDHPPHFTRGYGLVFGRAERKAMAMALVDRALQSPDYGEGVAGPTQDEEFVLAHADNVEAAGFVSHLKLPHYVDFQAELELLKRLRQEYSERQEARDE; from the coding sequence ATGTACGTAGCGGTAAAAGGGGGCGAAAAAGCCATTGAGGCGGCCCATCAGCTGCAGGAACAGCTGCGGCGCGGCTACAAGGCGCTGCCGGCGATCGGCGCAGAACAAATCGAACAGCAGCTGGGGCTGGCGGTGGATCGGGTGATGACCGAAGGCGGCATCTACGATCGTGAGCTGGCGGCGCTGGCCATCAAACAGGCCAGCGGCGATCTGGTGGAGGCGATTTTCCTGCTGCGCGCCTATCGCACCACCCTGCCGCGCCTGGCGGTCAGCGAGCCGCTGGCCAGCGAAAACATGCGGCTGGAGCGGCGCATCTCGGCGGTTTACAAGGACTTGCCCGGCGGGCAGGTGCTGGGGCCGACCTACGACTACACCCACCGGCTGCTGGACTTCGCGCTGCTGGCGGAAGGCGAAGCGCCGCGTGCGCCGCAGGCCGACGAACCGCTGCCGGACAACTGCAGCCACGTGTTCGATCTGTTGTGTCGCCAGCAGCTGGCGCGCGAAGAGCAGGACGACGGCAGCGCGCCGGACGACATCACCCGCAACCCGCCGGTTTACCCTTGCTCGCGCTCGGCGCGCCTGCAGCAGCTGGTGCGCGGCGACGAAGGCTTCCTGCTGGCGCTCAGCTACGCCACCCAGCGCGGCTACGGCCGCAACCACCCGTTCGCCGGCGAGATCCGCACCGGCCACGTTTCGGTGGAGATCGTGCCTGAAGAGCTCGGTTTCGCCATCGATATCGGCGAGATCCTGCTGACCGAGTGCGAAATGGTCAACGGCTTCGTCGATCCAAAGGACCACCCGCCGCACTTCACCCGCGGTTACGGGCTGGTGTTCGGCCGCGCCGAACGCAAGGCGATGGCGATGGCGCTGGTAGACCGCGCATTGCAAAGCCCCGACTACGGCGAAGGCGTCGCCGGCCCGACGCAGGACGAAGAGTTCGTGCTGGCCCACGCCGACAACGTCGAGGCCGCCGGCTTCGTCTCCCATCTCAAGCTGCCGCACTACGTCGACTTCCAGGCCGAACTGGAGCTGCTCAAGCGGCTGCGACAGGAATACAGCGAGCGTCAGGAGGCCCGCGATGAGTGA
- the phnG gene encoding phosphonate C-P lyase system protein PhnG, which produces MHALESRQRWMSVLAHSQPEQLRSHWQALNLSPGYRSIRAPEIGLAQLQGRMGATGRRFVLGDMTVTRAVVLLDNGGYGYSYIAGRDKAHAELCALADALLQQPEHGERLQQQLIAPLAALQHEQRQLRARAIAASRVDFFTLVRGD; this is translated from the coding sequence ATGCACGCCTTAGAGTCGAGACAACGCTGGATGTCGGTGCTGGCGCACAGCCAGCCCGAGCAGCTGCGCAGCCACTGGCAGGCGCTGAACCTCAGCCCGGGTTACCGCAGCATCCGCGCGCCGGAGATCGGCCTGGCCCAGCTGCAGGGGCGCATGGGCGCCACCGGCCGCCGCTTCGTGCTGGGGGACATGACCGTCACCCGCGCGGTGGTGCTGCTGGACAACGGCGGTTACGGCTACAGCTATATCGCCGGGCGCGACAAGGCGCACGCCGAGCTGTGCGCGTTGGCCGATGCGCTGCTGCAACAGCCGGAACACGGCGAACGCCTGCAACAACAGCTGATCGCGCCGCTGGCTGCACTGCAGCACGAACAGCGCCAGCTGCGCGCCCGGGCGATCGCCGCCAGCCGGGTGGACTTCTTTACGCTGGTGCGAGGGGATTAA
- the phnF gene encoding phosphonate metabolism transcriptional regulator PhnF: MMELSRHPTTYPTRYQQIAAQLEQELRTQYRCGDYLPSEQQLAERYQVNRHTLRRAVDQLVERGWLQRRHGVGILVLMRPYDYPLHANTRFSQNLFEQGSHPTSERLLAVLRPCNGHVASALSREEGEMVIHLRTLRRVNGVPMSVIDHYLPDLDWWPALQQFHSGSLHQFIEQHLQQPLTRRQTRISARRAQAKESRLLEIATHAPLLCVRTLNVRSGGEDVAEYSVSLARADMIELTMEH, from the coding sequence ATGATGGAGTTATCTAGACATCCGACCACTTATCCCACCCGCTATCAGCAGATCGCCGCGCAGCTGGAACAGGAGCTGCGCACGCAGTACCGCTGCGGCGACTACCTGCCTTCGGAACAACAGTTGGCCGAGCGTTATCAGGTCAATCGCCACACCCTGCGCCGCGCGGTGGATCAGCTGGTGGAACGCGGCTGGCTGCAGCGCCGCCACGGCGTCGGCATTCTGGTGCTGATGCGGCCTTACGACTACCCGCTGCACGCCAACACCCGCTTCAGCCAGAACCTGTTCGAGCAGGGCAGCCATCCCACCAGTGAGCGCTTACTCGCTGTCTTGCGCCCGTGCAATGGGCATGTTGCCAGCGCGCTCTCGCGTGAGGAAGGCGAAATGGTGATCCACCTGCGCACTCTGCGCCGGGTCAACGGCGTACCGATGAGCGTCATCGACCACTATCTGCCGGATCTGGACTGGTGGCCGGCGCTGCAGCAGTTCCACAGCGGTTCGCTGCACCAGTTTATCGAGCAGCACCTGCAGCAGCCGCTGACCCGCCGCCAGACGCGCATCAGCGCGCGCCGCGCGCAGGCCAAAGAGAGCCGGCTGCTGGAGATCGCCACCCACGCGCCGCTGCTGTGCGTGCGCACCCTTAACGTCCGCAGCGGCGGCGAAGACGTGGCGGAATACTCCGTCAGCCTGGCCCGTGCCGACATGATTGAACTGACGATGGAGCACTGA
- a CDS encoding alpha-D-ribose 1-methylphosphonate 5-phosphate C-P-lyase PhnJ — protein MSEVLTGYNLGYLDEQTKRMIRRAILKAVAIPGYQVPFGGREMPMPYGWGTGGIQLTASVIGRADVLKVIDQGADDTTNAVSIRRFFQRVAGVETTERTPEATLIQTRHRIPETALREDQILIYQVPIPEPLRFIEPRETETRKMHALEEYGVMQVKLYEDIARYGHIATTYAYPVKVNDRYVMDPSPIPKFDNPKMHMMPALQLFGAGREKRIYALPPFTKVESLDFDDHPFSVQQWDEPCALCGSRHSYLDEVVLDDRGNRMFVCSDTDYCRQQLAQSSQEAQH, from the coding sequence ATGAGTGAAGTATTGACCGGCTATAACCTCGGTTATCTGGACGAGCAGACCAAGCGCATGATCCGACGCGCCATCCTGAAGGCGGTGGCGATCCCCGGCTATCAGGTGCCGTTCGGCGGCCGCGAGATGCCGATGCCCTACGGTTGGGGCACCGGCGGCATTCAGCTCACCGCCAGCGTCATCGGCCGCGCCGACGTGTTGAAGGTGATCGACCAGGGCGCCGACGATACCACCAACGCGGTGTCGATCCGCCGCTTCTTCCAGCGCGTCGCCGGGGTGGAAACCACCGAACGCACGCCGGAGGCCACGCTGATCCAAACCCGTCACCGCATTCCGGAAACCGCGCTGCGCGAAGACCAGATCCTGATCTATCAGGTGCCGATCCCGGAGCCGCTGCGCTTTATCGAACCGCGCGAAACCGAGACCCGTAAAATGCACGCGCTGGAGGAGTACGGCGTGATGCAGGTGAAGCTGTATGAGGACATCGCGCGCTACGGCCATATCGCCACCACCTACGCCTACCCGGTGAAGGTCAACGATCGCTACGTGATGGATCCGTCACCGATCCCGAAATTCGACAACCCGAAAATGCACATGATGCCGGCGCTGCAGCTGTTCGGCGCCGGGCGTGAGAAACGCATCTACGCCCTGCCGCCATTCACCAAGGTGGAGAGCCTGGACTTCGACGACCATCCGTTCAGCGTGCAGCAGTGGGACGAACCCTGCGCGCTGTGCGGCTCGCGCCATAGCTACCTGGACGAGGTGGTGCTCGACGATCGGGGCAACCGCATGTTCGTCTGTTCGGACACCGACTACTGCCGGCAGCAGCTGGCGCAATCTTCGCAAGAGGCGCAGCACTGA
- a CDS encoding permease: MPQPLNAPEHAPRAWPLWKPILFLLVVAVGLYYVKWQPYYGKAFVAADSHSIGKSILADGAASPWLAAWQYALVYFTAVWKAALLGVLLGSLVQVLIPRDWLARTLGHRRFSGTVLGALIALPGMMCTCCAAPVAAGMRRQSVSSGAALAFWLANPVLNPATLVFMGFVLGWPFAAIRLVAGVVMVLGIAWLVQRVTANDPQPAAPQPPVMTAQSDERPFLARWGKALWALFWSTIPIYVLAVLALGAARVWLFPHADGAVDNSLLWIIALAIVGCLFVIPTAAEIPIVQTMMLAGMGAGPALALLMTLPAVSLPSLLMLNKAFSARALCLTAALVALCGALTGVVGMGLV; encoded by the coding sequence ATGCCGCAACCTCTGAACGCCCCTGAACACGCCCCACGCGCCTGGCCGCTGTGGAAACCGATCCTGTTTCTGCTGGTGGTGGCCGTCGGCCTCTACTACGTCAAATGGCAGCCTTACTACGGCAAGGCGTTCGTGGCGGCGGACAGCCATTCGATCGGCAAATCGATCCTGGCCGACGGTGCCGCGAGCCCCTGGCTGGCGGCCTGGCAGTACGCGCTGGTCTACTTCACCGCAGTATGGAAGGCGGCGCTGCTCGGAGTGCTGTTAGGTTCGCTGGTGCAGGTGCTGATCCCGCGCGACTGGCTGGCGCGCACGCTCGGCCACCGGCGTTTTTCCGGCACCGTGCTGGGGGCGCTGATCGCGCTGCCGGGCATGATGTGCACCTGCTGCGCCGCGCCGGTCGCCGCCGGCATGCGCCGCCAGTCGGTGTCCAGCGGCGCCGCGCTGGCCTTTTGGCTCGCCAACCCGGTATTGAACCCGGCGACGCTGGTGTTCATGGGATTTGTGCTCGGTTGGCCGTTCGCCGCCATCCGCCTGGTGGCGGGCGTGGTGATGGTGCTGGGTATCGCCTGGCTGGTGCAGCGCGTGACCGCCAACGACCCGCAGCCCGCCGCGCCGCAGCCGCCGGTGATGACGGCGCAGAGCGATGAGCGGCCGTTCCTTGCCCGCTGGGGCAAAGCGCTGTGGGCGCTGTTTTGGTCGACCATCCCGATCTACGTGCTGGCGGTGCTGGCGCTGGGGGCGGCGCGGGTCTGGCTGTTCCCGCACGCCGACGGCGCCGTCGACAATAGCCTGCTGTGGATCATCGCGCTGGCGATCGTCGGCTGCCTGTTCGTTATCCCCACCGCAGCAGAAATCCCGATCGTGCAGACCATGATGCTGGCGGGCATGGGCGCCGGCCCGGCGCTGGCGCTGCTGATGACCCTGCCGGCGGTCAGCCTGCCTTCGCTGCTGATGCTCAACAAGGCCTTCTCCGCCCGCGCGCTGTGCCTGACGGCGGCGCTGGTGGCGCTGTGCGGCGCACTGACCGGCGTGGTGGGGATGGGGTTGGTGTAA